In Daphnia magna isolate NIES linkage group LG5, ASM2063170v1.1, whole genome shotgun sequence, the sequence TAGGGGTGCATTGTTATTGCGGTCCCTACTAGCAGAAAGATAGCGCGTGGTGTGTAGTGCTTGtacctttgaaaaaaaacacgtcGTTTAAAATGAATATGGAAAATAGAATAGAATGTGGAGTTACGGAacattttattatatttaatttttcggAAGGGGATATCGGGCTGTATCTCACACCCACCATGATGGACAATCTTAACACGTGtaagttaaaatttttctatgtTTTACGCCATTTAGGACCACGAAAATGTGACTATATATTGATGAATTGGTTGAAGGCGTCCAGGAAAAACTGCGTGTCATGCTTCGTGAAGGCATAGATCCCACAAAAAAATGGCCAGTCATGTTAAGTCAGTTTTTGGTATATTGATTCTTCTTCCTTTCAACTAGCAGAAACTGAGGCTAATGAGGTAGGGGACGGGGTCCATCATGTCACCCAAGGACGAAAAAAGAGACGTGTGGCTCCACCTACACACATGGCTCGGCAGTCTTCTGCTCCACCTGATTACTCAGGATTTTATGGGGACGATGTGGATCCCGATCCTGACCAAATCAACGAGCTTGACGAGGTGTCAAAAATGCCAACAAAAGTCTTGCTTCCTTCGAAGAAAGCTACACCCAAACCATCGATTTCTGGTCCTGTAGAAAGGGAGTCAGAAGACGAGATCGTTGACGGACGGAAATGGAGCCGAGAGGAGACTTTTACGCTGCTAGACATCATGAAGATTATGTTACCTCAGTTTTCCCTGCCAAATGTGAAAAAAGCAACCCTTTGGAAAAAGGTAAGATATTGTTTTGACGTCCATAGTGTATTCAACCATTATTTTCACTATCACACCGTTTTGTAAtacatttcttattttacaGATGgctgaaaaaatgaaaaagcagGGCATATTCAACCGTTCtgacgcagattgcagtgcaAAGTGGCGCAACCTTAAGCAGCGCTACCACAAGCTGACTTCCCCGTTGCAAAATAAGTCCTCCCAACGCCAAGCTGAATGGCCATTCATGGCAAAAATGGATgtgttattaaaaaataaccCTGTCGTCACCCTTGAACAAGTAGCAGAGGTTGTTGATGGCGAAGTACGAGAAGCCAAGGTATGTACTGTTTGGGTATGAAACTCTTTTGGTTATTCAACCGTTATTCATACGTTCTTTTTTAGGGTATAACACTGGCCGGCCGTCCAGAAAAGAAACTTTGAGGATTCCTGCCCTAAGTCGGACTGGAATCAACTGCTTTTAGATGCCGAAAGAAATAGAGGTGAAGCTCTAAAAGCTCTAGTTGcaacccaaaaagaaaaacttgtcgTGTATGGCCGCCTGGCAACGGCCGTAGAAGGGCTGTTAAAAAAcgcagaagaaaagaaattcgcTCTTATTCCTATCCtttcattaaaagaaactCAGAAGTGATCTCAGTTGAACATGATCTCAGTTGTAATGTTTCAGTTGCTCACTGTAAGAAAAATTTCTGTATTTTcgtttaagaaaaataaatgcatttttttcaatgattCCTCGTGTCgagctgcaaaaaaaaaccatgaaAAGAGATTATTGAGTCATTGATGTATTTTCTTCAGAATTCCAGCATAGACCCTATTCGGTCACGTTTTCCTTTGCCATTCAACCTATTGTTGTTGTCTTCATAGAAGTGATCTTCGTTTTCATCAACTTCCGCGCCTTGCAAAAGCCCCTGGTCGATTCCATCTATTTCGATGACGAAGTTGTGGAGACAGCAAGCAGTTATGATAACGCTGGGAATGAGGTCCAGCCGTAGCATGTATAAAAATTTTAGTCTccgccatttattttttaataacgCAAATGCGCGTTCTATGCATGCCCGGTCACTATTCAAAGTGCGGTTGAACCTGCGACGCGTctaatcaaagtacataacaaaattaaaaggTAGTGCAGGTACCAAACAATGGTAGAAGAACAGATATGAATACTTACTTCGGTTAACCTCGTTCTTGGGTATGATTTCATGAGGTAATCAGAAAGCGGATAAGCCTGATCTCCCAATATATGATAACCAGTTCCTGTAATTGAATGTAACGCTTAGTAATAAAATAATGTAGTGCGATAATACTATAATACCCCCAAGTATTTGCGGTAGCTGTCGTCCTAATGCGCTATTCTCAAACACACGGGCATCGTGCATGGAACCCGGCCAGCCCGTGCTAACACTggtgaatttaaaacttttcGTGCTAGTTGCTTGCAAAATAACTGCACAAAATTTCTTTCGGCATGTGTAAGCAGCGAAATGCTGCATTGGCTGATAGATTTTGATTAAACTGCTGTCCACGACGGCTATGAATGACAGGCACAACAGATTTGAAACTTGGAGGCCcaatgaatgaaaacaaaacagtaaATTAACTAACCAATTGTGTAGGGAAGCGAAAATTGCTCACTGACATCCACCAGTTGGTTACGGTGCGGCcatgtaataaaattagttgaATTAGCTTTAATAATCAGGCAAGTGGTGAGAAATATAAAATGGGCATCACCTGTAGGACGTCAAATTTATCACATGCAGTTTCTTGCACAACTGAATTTGCCTTTTCTTACCTTTCATCATGCCAAATCTATCCCCAATTGCACGGAATGAATCTTGGTTTCCCAGTGTCCATATTGTTAAGTATAATTTCACATCAGGTGGGACGTAAGCTACTTTTGTAGTCACCTCTGGAAATGTTTCAAATCGCCGTATAAGTTCCTGAATGTGCATATCAGCAATTCTTAAATGCATCGAAAGATGTACAACAATTAATATTCGTAATACGTGGAATGCCGTTCGTGACATCCTAAAATGCTGTTTAAACAATTCGTCTGTGTACCGTTCGACGGTATATTGGATATAATTGGTAATCCCAACAAAACTTGTAGGTCCCAGACGATGGTTCTGTATTGCCAAAAACAACGCTAAACTAGGCGACAATTCATTCACGATCACTTCGatttcatcgtcttcttcgttCATCATTTCTAAAAACACACTAAGAATCGCTATTAGTTCCCTCATTGTTTTCCTAAATTTTTCCGTCTGCCCATACAAAAATTGGCAACGCTGTGTACCTAGAAACAGCAAGCAGGCCATCTAGTGGAAAATCAGTGTAATCAGAGCAATCAGACGAATCCTGATTCGTCTGATTCGCCACTTGACGCGCCCAAGTTCAgagttttgtgttttgttgttattgtgggtttagtttgttgttttgatGAAGCGCAAGTAACTGAGGGGTTATTTTTCGTTCACCATGCCTACGATTTGTTGTGTACCCAATTGTAAAACAGGGTACAAATCCGAAAAAAAGTCCCAAAAGGAAAATGTTCCTCTATTTTACACTTCAACTTTAGATCTACTTTTAAAATGGTCAAAAGCAATTCCTCGTAAAGACTACGTTTTTACGAAGTGTTCAAGAGTGTGCATTAATCATTTTGTTGAAAGTGACATTCTGAGAGGTTATACACAATACATTGGTGGA encodes:
- the LOC116923872 gene encoding uncharacterized protein LOC116923872 — its product is MARQSSAPPDYSGFYGDDVDPDPDQINELDEVSKMPTKVLLPSKKATPKPSISGPVERESEDEIVDGRKWSREETFTLLDIMKIMLPQFSLPNVKKATLWKKMAEKMKKQGIFNRSDADCSAKWRNLKQRYHKLTSPLQNKSSQRQAEWPFMAKMDVLLKNNPVVTLEQVAEVVDGEVREAKGITLAGRPEKKL
- the LOC123472246 gene encoding protein ANTAGONIST OF LIKE HETEROCHROMATIN PROTEIN 1-like encodes the protein MQHFAAYTCRKKFCAVILQATSTKSFKFTSVSTGWPGSMHDARVFENSALGRQLPQILGGTGYHILGDQAYPLSDYLMKSYPRTRLTETRRRFNRTLNSDRACIERAFALLKNKWRRLKFLYMLRLDLIPSVIITACCLHNFVIEIDGIDQGLLQGAEVDENEDHFYEDNNNRLNGKGKRDRIGSMLEF